One Campylobacter concisus DNA segment encodes these proteins:
- a CDS encoding efflux RND transporter periplasmic adaptor subunit, whose amino-acid sequence MKKTKILIILLILGVGGYFAYDKFFKAKDEKVEFITKKAKKGSFSKKVDATGEIFATELIDVGAQVSGQIKKLYVKLGDQVKKGDMIASIDSSTQQNSIDNKEAQLAIYKAQLESAKVALNIAKTQFDRENALFAKNATSKQEFESAKNTYSANSAKIKELEAQIKQTNIELSTAKINLGYTKITAPRDGTVVSVQVEEGQTVNANQTTPTIVNIANLSHVKMKMQIAEGDITKIKVGTPVEYSILSEPTKKFQTTVSSIDPGLTTLSDGSYGSSSSSKSSYSSSSSSSSAVYYYAQSIVDNKDGILRIGMTTQNELLIANVEDAIIVPSIGIKKDENGTFVYLLKDGKPVKTAVKTGIKDNLDTQIISGINEGDEIITSQGSSSEIAKMIAKEHKKF is encoded by the coding sequence ATGAAAAAAACTAAAATTTTAATAATCCTGCTTATTTTAGGCGTCGGTGGATACTTTGCCTACGATAAATTTTTTAAGGCAAAAGATGAAAAGGTGGAGTTTATCACCAAAAAGGCAAAGAAGGGCTCATTTAGCAAAAAGGTCGATGCGACTGGAGAAATTTTCGCCACCGAGCTAATCGACGTGGGAGCTCAGGTGAGCGGTCAGATAAAAAAGCTCTATGTTAAGCTTGGAGATCAGGTAAAAAAGGGCGATATGATCGCAAGTATCGATAGCTCAACCCAGCAAAATAGCATCGATAATAAAGAAGCTCAGCTTGCCATCTACAAAGCCCAGCTAGAAAGCGCAAAAGTGGCTCTAAATATCGCTAAAACGCAGTTTGATAGAGAAAATGCACTTTTTGCCAAAAATGCCACCTCAAAGCAAGAATTTGAAAGCGCAAAAAACACATATAGTGCAAATAGCGCAAAGATAAAAGAGCTTGAAGCGCAGATCAAGCAGACAAATATCGAGCTAAGCACCGCTAAGATAAATTTAGGCTACACAAAGATCACCGCTCCAAGAGACGGCACTGTTGTAAGCGTGCAAGTTGAGGAGGGTCAGACTGTAAATGCCAACCAAACTACGCCAACTATCGTAAATATCGCTAATCTTAGCCATGTAAAGATGAAGATGCAAATAGCAGAAGGCGACATCACAAAGATCAAAGTCGGCACGCCTGTTGAGTACTCGATCCTCTCTGAGCCAACGAAGAAATTTCAAACGACTGTTAGCTCGATCGACCCGGGGCTTACCACACTAAGTGATGGTAGCTACGGCTCAAGTAGCAGCAGTAAGTCTTCATACTCAAGTAGCTCAAGCAGCAGCTCGGCGGTTTATTACTACGCGCAAAGCATCGTTGATAATAAAGATGGTATTTTAAGAATAGGCATGACCACACAAAATGAGCTTTTAATAGCAAACGTCGAGGACGCCATCATCGTACCAAGCATCGGCATCAAAAAAGATGAAAACGGCACTTTTGTCTATCTGCTAAAAGATGGCAAGCCAGTAAAAACAGCGGTCAAAACTGGCATAAAAGACAATCTCGATACACAGATCATCAGCGGTATAAACGAAGGCGATGAGATCATCACATCTCAAGGCTCATCAAGCGAGATCGCTAAGATGATCGCAAAAGAACATAAGAAGTTTTAA
- a CDS encoding ATP-dependent helicase, whose protein sequence is MPLSRLNKEQYTAATAPFGHNLIIASAGTGKTSTIVARIAHLLNLGVAPEKILLLTFTNKAASEMIERLNRYFDKQITSKITAGTFHSVSFSLLKSLDKGVTLKQPSELKTLLKSLVERRKFYHLSDVKPYGGAYLYDLYSLFQNSEQGTTFGKWISAKSEEQGVYAEIYEDVLEEFEAEKAKFSYADFNDLLIKMRDELKNGANLAYDEILIDEYQDTNTLQGSLIDAFKTKSLFCVGDFDQSIYAFNGANIEIIGSFKDRFPNANIYALNVNYRSSSSILALANKVINNNPRLYEKHLTVSREGNFKPPRLLVYNELFDQYQNIADIISFSPFNRENIAIIFRNNSSADGIEVALKERGIGSKRKGGVSFFESREIKALIDIMGIYVNPKDIMAFIHICEYAKGVGSAVSKEIFDALLKLGHGNLIKGIVEPDESVNISSNKRRNYQLGLFDDLDEFAEVSRFSKLGFSDKFLGHPVLKLQKLSESGAQFLYEIYNFLRGMRNISKPATMINEIKTSKIYSLIVENISTKRATLKNGNVDLALKEEVKERIMAKSVVLSELAKKYQDISKFYNFLALGSNEMSEGQGVSLLSVHASKGLEFDQVFIVDLAQNRFPNLKLMSMGGSLEEERRLFYVAVTRAKDELYLSYAKYDKIKKVNYQPSRFLIEAGMAKEEA, encoded by the coding sequence ATGCCCTTATCTAGGTTAAACAAAGAACAATACACCGCCGCAACTGCGCCATTTGGACACAATCTCATCATCGCTTCAGCTGGCACTGGCAAGACTAGCACCATAGTCGCACGCATAGCTCATCTTTTGAATTTAGGCGTTGCGCCAGAGAAAATTTTGCTTCTAACCTTTACAAACAAAGCAGCCAGCGAGATGATAGAACGTTTAAATAGGTATTTTGATAAACAAATCACCTCAAAAATCACCGCAGGCACCTTTCACTCGGTCTCATTTTCGCTTTTAAAAAGTCTTGATAAAGGCGTCACGCTAAAGCAGCCTAGCGAGCTAAAGACGCTTTTAAAAAGTCTTGTTGAGAGGCGTAAATTTTACCATTTAAGCGACGTCAAGCCTTACGGCGGAGCCTATCTATACGACCTTTATTCGCTATTTCAAAACAGCGAGCAAGGCACAACTTTTGGCAAATGGATAAGCGCAAAGAGCGAAGAGCAGGGCGTTTATGCTGAAATTTATGAAGATGTCTTAGAGGAGTTTGAGGCCGAAAAGGCTAAATTTTCTTACGCTGATTTTAACGACCTTCTTATAAAAATGCGCGACGAGCTAAAAAATGGGGCAAATTTAGCTTATGATGAAATTTTGATCGACGAGTATCAAGATACAAACACCCTTCAAGGCAGCCTCATAGACGCATTTAAGACAAAGAGCCTATTTTGTGTGGGCGATTTTGACCAGAGCATTTACGCATTTAACGGCGCAAATATCGAGATCATAGGCTCATTTAAAGATCGCTTCCCAAACGCAAATATCTACGCTTTAAATGTAAATTACCGCTCAAGCTCAAGCATACTTGCCCTTGCAAACAAGGTCATAAACAACAATCCAAGGCTTTATGAAAAGCACCTCACAGTTAGCCGCGAGGGAAATTTTAAGCCTCCAAGGTTGCTTGTCTATAACGAGCTTTTTGACCAGTATCAAAATATCGCCGATATCATCTCATTTTCGCCATTTAATAGAGAAAATATCGCCATAATTTTTAGAAATAACTCATCAGCCGATGGCATCGAGGTCGCGCTAAAAGAGCGAGGTATCGGCTCAAAGCGAAAGGGTGGGGTGAGCTTCTTTGAGAGCCGCGAGATCAAGGCGCTCATCGATATCATGGGAATTTATGTCAATCCAAAAGATATAATGGCATTTATCCACATCTGCGAATACGCAAAAGGCGTTGGTAGCGCAGTTAGCAAGGAAATTTTTGACGCACTGCTTAAGCTTGGGCATGGAAATTTGATAAAAGGGATAGTTGAGCCAGACGAGAGCGTAAATATCTCATCAAACAAAAGGCGAAACTACCAGCTTGGCCTTTTTGACGACCTTGATGAATTTGCCGAGGTTTCGAGGTTTTCTAAACTTGGCTTTAGCGATAAATTTCTAGGACACCCTGTGCTAAAACTGCAAAAGCTAAGCGAGAGTGGGGCACAGTTTTTATATGAAATTTACAACTTTTTAAGAGGCATGAGAAATATCTCAAAGCCAGCCACGATGATAAATGAGATAAAAACTAGCAAAATTTACTCGTTAATCGTCGAAAACATCAGCACAAAAAGGGCAACTCTAAAAAATGGCAATGTTGATCTCGCGCTCAAAGAAGAGGTCAAAGAGCGCATAATGGCAAAGAGCGTGGTACTAAGCGAGCTAGCTAAAAAGTATCAAGATATCAGCAAATTTTACAACTTCTTAGCCCTTGGAAGCAACGAGATGAGCGAAGGGCAGGGCGTTAGCTTGCTTAGCGTGCATGCGAGCAAGGGGCTTGAGTTTGACCAAGTTTTCATAGTAGATCTCGCGCAAAACCGCTTTCCAAATTTAAAGCTAATGAGCATGGGCGGCAGCCTAGAAGAGGAGAGGCGGCTCTTTTACGTAGCAGTAACAAGGGCTAAAGATGAGCTTTATCTAAGCTATGCAAAATACGACAAGATAAAGAAGGTCAATTATCAGCCAAGCAGGTTTTTGATAGAGGCTGGCATGGCAAAAGAGGAAGCTTAA
- the pbpC gene encoding penicillin-binding protein 1C: MKKFKFLKFLALFLALMVGIFLILDQIYPLNLDTLKKDEAKILLDKNGEIINMKLSSDGIWRFHEQSFPNSLKQCVVLFEDRYFYYHFGVNFASIFRAFFHNLRSDNRIGASTITMQVARMLEPGDRSYKNKIKEIFRAFQLELHFSKDEILNLYLNLAPYGGNIEGAKAASFFYFGKELNELSYAQAALLSTIPKNPNKNRLDRVSNINALKNRVIKMLYKANLIDLSAFKRAQAEPFKNVRIRAVVNAGDYANVAFKNQIAKASLDLNLQKDMLKILKDAMFSLKAKNANNAAAVVIDNKKMSVVAFIGSHDERARDGKNSALNMKRNTGSTLKPFIYSLALDSGLITPNSQLIDTQIYVNEYVPKNFSNDFLGLVSAKDALNFSLNIPVINLDLKLKDNSLYELLEKVNLVDENKEFYGSSIVLGSAEMSLLDLAHLYTIYANEGVYRPLEFAGKNYKNEDKNITLISPQSAYLTAKMMSEASRSYLKNAWQYAQNTPKIAFKTGTSANSRDLYAIGVDEDYTIAVWVGNFNAEKTDKLTGLNDVSKIVFDMFKITAQRQNLEFMSEPEGIEKVPTCLDAFSYETCKKTALDDRIVGVKLQDKCESLRGEELEFLIKNGFLDKNGVKNSPCAEVFKDKKPVFAYPYDGEEIVTDENVTQIMLKCYAFLGDEIYLKVDDLNFSKIENASEKRLDLTLGEHTLKCLDQNSNQSEITIKLRR; this comes from the coding sequence ATGAAAAAGTTTAAATTTCTAAAATTTCTTGCCCTATTTTTGGCTCTAATGGTCGGTATTTTTTTGATACTGGATCAAATTTATCCACTAAATTTAGACACACTAAAAAAAGACGAAGCCAAAATTTTGCTTGATAAAAATGGCGAGATCATAAATATGAAGCTTAGCAGCGACGGAATTTGGAGATTTCACGAGCAAAGCTTTCCAAATTCGCTAAAACAATGCGTCGTGCTTTTTGAAGATAGATACTTTTACTACCATTTTGGCGTAAATTTTGCCTCCATTTTTAGAGCGTTTTTTCACAACCTAAGAAGCGACAACCGCATAGGGGCTAGCACTATTACGATGCAAGTAGCCAGGATGCTGGAGCCTGGAGATCGAAGCTATAAAAATAAGATAAAAGAAATTTTTAGAGCATTTCAGCTCGAGCTTCACTTTAGCAAGGATGAAATTTTAAATTTATACCTAAATTTAGCCCCATATGGCGGCAATATCGAGGGAGCAAAGGCGGCAAGCTTCTTTTACTTTGGCAAAGAGCTAAACGAGCTTAGCTACGCTCAGGCCGCACTTTTAAGCACGATCCCTAAAAATCCAAATAAAAATAGACTTGACCGCGTCTCAAACATAAACGCCCTAAAAAACAGGGTCATAAAGATGCTTTACAAGGCAAATTTAATCGATCTTAGTGCCTTTAAAAGGGCTCAAGCTGAGCCATTTAAAAATGTAAGGATAAGAGCCGTCGTAAATGCAGGCGACTACGCAAATGTCGCTTTTAAAAACCAAATCGCAAAGGCAAGTTTGGATCTAAATTTGCAAAAAGATATGCTTAAAATTTTAAAAGATGCGATGTTTTCGCTAAAGGCTAAAAATGCAAATAATGCCGCAGCCGTGGTCATCGACAATAAAAAAATGAGCGTTGTTGCATTTATCGGCTCGCATGATGAGCGTGCGCGTGATGGCAAAAACTCTGCCCTAAATATGAAACGAAACACCGGCAGCACGCTAAAGCCTTTTATCTACTCGCTTGCACTTGATAGCGGGCTTATCACGCCAAATTCCCAGCTAATTGACACGCAAATTTATGTAAATGAATATGTACCAAAGAACTTTAGTAATGACTTTTTGGGGCTTGTAAGCGCAAAAGACGCTCTGAATTTTAGCCTAAATATCCCAGTTATAAATTTAGACTTAAAGCTAAAAGACAACTCGCTTTATGAGCTGCTTGAAAAGGTAAATTTAGTTGATGAAAACAAGGAATTTTACGGCTCTTCGATAGTTTTAGGTAGTGCTGAGATGAGCCTGCTTGATCTTGCGCATCTTTATACAATATACGCAAATGAGGGCGTTTATAGGCCGCTTGAGTTTGCTGGGAAAAACTATAAAAATGAAGATAAAAACATAACCCTCATCTCGCCTCAAAGCGCCTATCTAACCGCTAAAATGATGAGCGAGGCCTCAAGGTCATATCTAAAAAATGCTTGGCAATACGCGCAAAACACGCCAAAGATCGCCTTTAAAACAGGCACAAGTGCAAACTCACGCGATCTTTACGCCATAGGAGTTGATGAGGACTACACAATAGCTGTCTGGGTGGGCAACTTTAACGCCGAAAAAACTGACAAGCTAACTGGGCTAAATGACGTTTCAAAGATCGTTTTTGACATGTTTAAGATCACGGCGCAAAGGCAAAATTTAGAGTTTATGAGCGAGCCAGAGGGCATCGAAAAAGTGCCAACCTGCCTTGATGCTTTTAGCTATGAAACATGCAAAAAAACGGCGCTTGATGATAGGATAGTTGGAGTTAAACTGCAAGATAAGTGCGAGAGTTTAAGGGGCGAGGAGCTTGAGTTTTTGATAAAAAATGGCTTTTTAGACAAAAATGGGGTCAAAAATAGCCCTTGTGCTGAAGTCTTTAAAGATAAAAAGCCAGTTTTTGCCTATCCGTATGACGGCGAAGAGATCGTGACAGATGAAAATGTAACACAAATTATGCTAAAATGCTACGCGTTTTTAGGTGATGAAATTTACCTAAAAGTGGATGATTTGAACTTTTCTAAGATAGAAAATGCAAGTGAAAAAAGGCTAGATCTAACTCTTGGCGAGCACACTTTAAAATGCCTTGATCAAAACTCAAATCAAAGTGAAATAACAATAAAACTAAGGAGATAA